AGAGCGGTACCGCGGTGGCCATGCTGGTGCCGGTGATGGCGCTGGGCCTGCCCATCATGGACACGCTGCTGGCCATGGTGCGGCGCACGCTGCTGGGCCGGCCCATGTTCAGCGCGGACAAGGAGCACATCCACCACCGGATGATGAGCCGGCTGGTGCTCAGCCACCGCGCGACGGTGCTGGTGCTGTACGGGCTGTGCGCCCTCTTCACGCTGACGGCGCTCGGTCTGCACTGGGCCAACAGAGCGCAGAGCGCCATGCTGCTGACGGGCATGGGGGTGGTGGTGGCGGTGCTGATGCGCAAGCTGGGCTACCTGGACCTGCGGCGCGCCAGCGGCATGAGCGAGTTGCGGCGCAAGAACATCCGGCTGCGCTCGCTGGTGAAGGGCGTCACCGACGAGGTGCGCGTGGCCAATGGGCCGAAGGACCTCTGGGCCGCGGTGCGTCCGCTGGCGGAGGCGCTCGACGCCTCTCGTCTGGAGCTGCGCCTCGAGCGCCAGCGTGACGGCAACCGCGACGGGCTCACCTTCGAGACGCGGCGGCCCGCCGGCGCGGCGCTGCCGCTGGAGGTGTCCCTGCGGGTGGAGGGCTCGGGCGAGACGCTCGGCCGGTTCCTGATCGCCTGGAGTGACGGGCGCTCGGAGATCAACCGCGACGAGGAGCTGGCGCTGGAGCTGGTGGTGGACGCGGTGGGGGACCGGGCCGGGAAGCTGCTGGCCCAGGCCGAGGCGGATCCCCTGCGCGTCGTCTCGTTGCGGCGGTGAGCGGCATGGGCGCGCGGGCGCTCCTGGACGTGCTCCGGGCCTGGCCGGAGGCCCCGGGGGGCTCCGTGCCCGGAGACGCGGAGGCCTTCGTGCACGCGGCGGCCCGGCATGGGCTCGCGGGCTTCGTGCAGCACGCGCTGGGGCGCTCGGGCTGGGCGCTGGACGAGCCGGTGCGCACGCGCCTGCGCCGCGAGGCCCTGGCCCAGGCCGCCCGGGGCATGCGTGTGAAGGCGCTGCTGCTGCGGAGCCTGGACGCGCTGGCTCCGGTGGGGGTGGTGCCAGTGCTGCTCAAGGGCCACGGGCTGGCCGTGCGCCTCTATCCGGAGCCGCTGCAGCGGGCCACCACGGACGTGGACCTGCTGGTGGCGGACGAGGAGGTGGCGCCGGCCTCGCGTGTCCTGGAGGGGCTGGGGTTGAGGCCGCTGAGCGAGGCGGCGGCGGCGCACGCGCGGGAGCACGAGCACCACCTGACCTTCTCGGGTGCCGCGGGGATGGTGGAGCTGCACTTCCGCGCCCTCGTCGGCTACGGCCAGGCGCTGGAGGGACGGGCGCTGCTGGCGCGCGCGGAGGAGGCGGTGCTGGAGGGCCGGCGCGTGCGCTACCTGAGCGCGGAGGACGAGCTCGTCTACCTCGCGCTGCACGCGAGCAACCACCTGCTGCAGCGGCTGTCGTGGCTGTTCGACCTGAAGCTGCTGATGCTGGCCCATCCCGGGCTGGACTGGGGGCGGGTGGTGGAGGTGGCGCGCGGGACGGCCTTCCCCCACCTGGCGTGGTACGCGCTGGAGGCGGCGTGGCGGCTGGTGGGAGCGCCGGTGCCGGAGGTGACGCTGGCGGCGCTGGCTCCGCCCTCGTGGCAGCGGATGATGGCGGCGCGCTTCTTCACCGCCGAGCGGCTGTTGGACACGGAACTGATGAACCACAAGCCGGCGTGGGTGGCGGCGAAGCTGTTGCTCGCGCCACGGCTGTTGCCCATGGCACGCTATACCGCGCGTCGGCTGCGGGAGGATGGGCTCGCGGCGCTGCGCGCGCACTTCGTGTCCTCACCCTGAAGGGAGCCCCGCTCGTGTCCAGGTCCTCGGCGTCGAAAGACTTTCCTCCCGCTCCCTGGGTCCTCCGGGGACAGATCTACGGCTCCATGTGGATGGTGCCCGCCGAGCGCATCCAGTTCCGTGTGGATCCAACCTTCGAGCTGCTCACCTTCGCGGGCCGTGTGTGCGTCGTCGCCTGCTTCGTGGACTACCAGGAGGGGAGCGTGCTCACCTATGGTGAGCTCTTCGGTGCCGTCAGCGTGAGGACGCGGGAACCGCGCCACCGGGGGCTTACGGTCACCCACATGTGGGTGGACAGCGAGCGCTCCATGCGTGGAGGCCGCGCGCTGTGGGGCATGCCCAAGGAGATGGCGCGGTTCGAGTTCGACCACCATCCGCCCGAGGGGGCCTTCAGGGGCATCGGTTGGGATTCACGGAAGAAGGAGCTGGCGAGGATGAGCTGCGACGTGGTCGCTGGACTGCCCGACAGCGTCCGCATCCCGATGAGCCTGCCGAACCTGCAGATGCTGGATGGGAAGGTGCAGTCACCGAAGACGGCGATCCACTTCTCGCCCCGGCTGATGCGGACCGAGTGGTCCATCCCCGAGGACAGCCCCCTGGCCTCGTTGGGCATCTCGGGGGCGAGCCCCTGGATGAGCTTCCAGGTGCGGAACTTCGAGTGGAACCTGCCCGCGGCGACTCCAGTGGACTGAGCGCCGCGGGAGGTGGGCGGGCGCTGGACTACTTGCTGACGGACGGGCGCCCGGCCGCGCCGGACGGCGTGAGCTCGAACACGTCGCCAGACACGGTGAGCTGGCGGGTGCAGTAGAAGCCCAGGTAGGAGCGGATGGCGTAGTCCTCGCGCAGGTTCATGATGACCTGGTTGGGCGCGAGCTCGGCGGAGAGGTACAGCTCCTGCATCGCCTCCTGGTACAGGTTGGTGGAGAGCGGGATGATGCAGAGCACGGAGCCGGTGGAGGACGCGCCGCTGGCCGGTTTCACATAGCGTACGCCCGCGACATCCATGCGGTACTCGAGCTGCTGGGTGGAGATGGCATCGCGGATGAAGCCGCCGGACGCACCGCAGCCGGCGAGCAGTCCCGCGCCGAGGGCGAGGGTCGAAAGACGAAAGGTCTGGGTCATGGTCGCGCAGCCAACAACCAGTGGCCCGGTGACGTCAAGAGCAGGCTTCCGATTGCGTCCCGTGCGTGCGAGTCGCTAAAGGTCCGGCCTCATGGCGATCAGTCTCATCGACACCTTCCGTCTCCTGGCCTCGTTCGACCCACCGCGCCGTTCACTGCGCGGGGCGCCGTGGGAGGAGTACGTGGACTGGTCCATCGCGCAGGGTCTGGCGCCGTTGGCCTCGTACAACCTCGAGTACCGGCTGGGTGGGGCGGACGCGCCGGAGTGGGCTCGCGACCGGTTGCTGAGCATCTACCAGGGCTCGCTCAACGACAACGTGATGAAGCTGGTCAACTTCAAGCGCTCCGTGGATGACCTGGAGGGCCGCAAGCTCCTCCTGTTGGGAGGAGCCGCCTTCGCCGACACGCTCTATCCGCACGTGGCCTTCCGCCCGGTGCTGGAAATCCAGATGCTGTTGCGGCGCATGGACGTGGATGCCTTCGCCGGCTACCTCGCCCAGCACGAGTTCCGTCCGGAGCCCGACGAGCCCGCCCATGGCGCGGCCCGGGTGGTGTCCGACGGCCGGACCCCCATCTTCCTCTACGCGGACGTGCTCGGCTCCGAGCGCCGCGACGAGGTCCAAGGCATCTTCGAGCGTGCGAAGCCGATGAGGATGTACGGCTCCTCCGTCTACCGTCCGGACCTGGAGGACATGGTGCTGCTCGTCGTCCTGCAGCACGCGCGAGAGGGCTACCAGGTGCCCTGGCTGTCCTTCGTGGACCTGCGCGAGCTGGTGATGGGGGCGAAGTCGATGGGGGGCCTCTACTCGCGCTCCATGGATGTAGCGCTGTTGCTGGAGCGGGCGAAGGCGTGGAGGCTGGAGCGCTCCCTGTATGCGTCGCTGTCCC
This DNA window, taken from Archangium lipolyticum, encodes the following:
- a CDS encoding MraY family glycosyltransferase, whose protein sequence is MITYLVAFLVALMVALVLTLVVRNRALVWGWVDQANSSRKVHVRPIPRLGGIGIVGGFFAPLCALFLVDSVVGVQFLSQTELVWGLFGGGLVVALLGLYDDLRGAGAKLKFSVQMLVALGLYALGFRIEVLANPFGPEVPLGLLGLPFTVFWVVGVINALNLIDGLDGLAGGVAFFGVGTNFILALSRGDVLLCLLMAALAGAILGFLVFNFNPASIFMGDTGSMFLGFVLAAVSIKTSAKSGTAVAMLVPVMALGLPIMDTLLAMVRRTLLGRPMFSADKEHIHHRMMSRLVLSHRATVLVLYGLCALFTLTALGLHWANRAQSAMLLTGMGVVVAVLMRKLGYLDLRRASGMSELRRKNIRLRSLVKGVTDEVRVANGPKDLWAAVRPLAEALDASRLELRLERQRDGNRDGLTFETRRPAGAALPLEVSLRVEGSGETLGRFLIAWSDGRSEINRDEELALELVVDAVGDRAGKLLAQAEADPLRVVSLRR
- a CDS encoding nucleotidyltransferase family protein; this encodes MGARALLDVLRAWPEAPGGSVPGDAEAFVHAAARHGLAGFVQHALGRSGWALDEPVRTRLRREALAQAARGMRVKALLLRSLDALAPVGVVPVLLKGHGLAVRLYPEPLQRATTDVDLLVADEEVAPASRVLEGLGLRPLSEAAAAHAREHEHHLTFSGAAGMVELHFRALVGYGQALEGRALLARAEEAVLEGRRVRYLSAEDELVYLALHASNHLLQRLSWLFDLKLLMLAHPGLDWGRVVEVARGTAFPHLAWYALEAAWRLVGAPVPEVTLAALAPPSWQRMMAARFFTAERLLDTELMNHKPAWVAAKLLLAPRLLPMARYTARRLREDGLAALRAHFVSSP
- a CDS encoding acetoacetate decarboxylase family protein, with product MSRSSASKDFPPAPWVLRGQIYGSMWMVPAERIQFRVDPTFELLTFAGRVCVVACFVDYQEGSVLTYGELFGAVSVRTREPRHRGLTVTHMWVDSERSMRGGRALWGMPKEMARFEFDHHPPEGAFRGIGWDSRKKELARMSCDVVAGLPDSVRIPMSLPNLQMLDGKVQSPKTAIHFSPRLMRTEWSIPEDSPLASLGISGASPWMSFQVRNFEWNLPAATPVD
- a CDS encoding DUF6567 family protein; protein product: MTQTFRLSTLALGAGLLAGCGASGGFIRDAISTQQLEYRMDVAGVRYVKPASGASSTGSVLCIIPLSTNLYQEAMQELYLSAELAPNQVIMNLREDYAIRSYLGFYCTRQLTVSGDVFELTPSGAAGRPSVSK
- a CDS encoding nucleotidyltransferase family protein; this translates as MAISLIDTFRLLASFDPPRRSLRGAPWEEYVDWSIAQGLAPLASYNLEYRLGGADAPEWARDRLLSIYQGSLNDNVMKLVNFKRSVDDLEGRKLLLLGGAAFADTLYPHVAFRPVLEIQMLLRRMDVDAFAGYLAQHEFRPEPDEPAHGAARVVSDGRTPIFLYADVLGSERRDEVQGIFERAKPMRMYGSSVYRPDLEDMVLLVVLQHAREGYQVPWLSFVDLRELVMGAKSMGGLYSRSMDVALLLERAKAWRLERSLYASLSLVARLFPETTEAVKPALPPLRRATRELLDRLVVNPASEPGQMSHVRGSDRLRRLLTGQ